A window of Lonchura striata isolate bLonStr1 chromosome 2, bLonStr1.mat, whole genome shotgun sequence genomic DNA:
TGAACTTGGACAAACCACAGTTTGATGCTGAGGCCAGACTGGAGGTGGTATCTCCGTGTGGCCCAGCATGCCACAAAAGTTCTCCTCTGCCAACTTATGAAGAAGTGAAGAACTACCTGTCCTACGAAACCCTGTATGCTAATGGCAGCCTCACTGAAACTGAAGTGGGCATATATATTCTGAGCAACAGCGGCGATGGGTCTCGAGGCAGATCTCGAACTAAGAGGCAGATCTATGGCTATGACAGCAGGTTTAGCATTTTTGGGAAAGACTTCTTGTTGAACTACCCTTTCTCCACATCGGTGAAGCTCTCTACAGGTTGCACGGGGACGCTGGTGGCTGAAAAGCATGTTCTTACTGCTGCTCATTGTATCCATGACGGAAAGAGTTATGTCAAAGGAGCTCAGAAACTGCGGGTGGGGTTTCTAAAGCCCAAACAGAAAGATGGCGGCAAAGGGTCCAATATCACCAACTCGGCAATGCCTGAGAAAATGAAATTCCAGTGGATCCGAGTGAAACGGACGCATGTCCCCAAAGGATGGATCAAAGGCAACGCCAATGACATTGGCATGGATTATGACTAtgccctgctggagctgaagAAGCCACATAAAAGAAAGTTTATGAAGATAGGTGTGAGCCCACCAGCAAGACACTTACCTGGAGGGAGGATTCACTTCTCTGGCTACGACAATGACCGTCCGGGAAACCTGGTTTACCGTTTCTGCGATGTCAAAGATGAAACGTACGACCTGTTGTACCAGCAGTGCGATGCCCAGCCAGGTGCCAGTGGATCTGGGGTATACGTGAGGATGTGGAAGAGGCAGAATCACAAATGGGAGCGTAAAATTATTGGTATATTTTCAGGCCATCAGTGGGTGGACATGAATGGCACCCCGCAGGATTTCAATGTAGCTGTCCGCATTACACCCCTCAAATACGCACAGATCTGTTACTGGATCAAAGGCAACTACCTTGACTGCAGGGAAGGATAAAGACAATGAAACTCCATGAAAGCACTTAATGACTGGTTTTAGTTACTCATCTGAGGAAAGGCTAGACTTGTGCTGCAAATGAATGTGATCATGTAACATCAGGAGGTGATATGTAGCTTTTCAAGCCAGCCACCTTGTTCTTAGGACAGGGTCTGGGTGGTGCTTCCATTACAGCCTGAAACTGGGAGAAAGGAACGTCTGCTGGGTGGGGAAGGAGCAGGTGGACTTGCTGAATTTGCAGCTGAGCAACTGAAGATTAATTAGGGGCGGATCAGTAAACAGTATGAAAACAGAACCGTCTCCAAAGAATCTTGTAAAAGGGACGCTGTTGACTATCTCATGCCTACaatgtttgttttaataaatcCTAGGATTAGTAGAAATGCTTTGATctgaacttttaaaagaaaatatttctatgcTGTTGGGGGCTGAAGAGGGGCATTTAATGGTGTTTGCAACCCAAACATTACAGCTTTGTGTTCCTGCATGAGAAAAGAGAGTGTGAAAAGGGCAAGGCATGCACCGTGGGAGATGAATGCCACACAAATAGCGTGAAGGGTAAATAACCACATAACACTTCTAACTTCCTTTCAGCCTGAGTGATTTGAGACTTTATTAGTAACATAGTTaggaaaaatgctttttgaGCAGACAGACCTTGATGTTGTAGGGATTTGACTGTGAAGATGATGTTGGTCATGTGATCAGTGCCGTTACATCCTGCTTTGAGAAACACTAATTGCACATGGGATTAAATCTACATAGGAGCTGGGACCTATGAAGGAGCAGGATCCCTATGAATATATTAGAAAGCATCTGGGGAAAGGGGCTTTTCTGTTTATGACCTATTTAGGCCTTTTAAGGAAAATCTCATGTCAGTAACTCAGATTTTCAGAGGGGAAGCCTGTCTTCAGTCTTGCTGTCTATCTGAATTGCGGCCTGCAGAGCAGGTAAAGGAGAGAGCAAGACAAGTGTTCTATTGAGTTTTCCCCCTATTTATTGAGCTGTGTTACCTACTTGTAAGTCTAAGGTCCCTAACGCAGTGGGACCCTAGACTTACAAACATCTCTCAGCCTTTGACAGTGTAGTTTGGGCATCTTGACTAATGTTTCTTGTGTTTTTGGAATAGGAATACTCCTCCCCACCTAGCTGATGAGTTACAAATAATTCTTGGCAAATGCACAGTTCAGGGTTTCTGCAGTTGGAATAGAACCACTTTATAGGATGCAGCCTGGGTTTGCTGTGAAGTGATCCTCTGCTGTCTTACAGATAACAGTGATACTTTTACTATAGAAGCATTAGAGTTGAAAACAAGAACTGTCTTTCTGGGGTAAAAACAGTGCAGCCAAATACTGTAGCTCAGCAAATAGCATTTGGAAGTTAACATGGTCTGTACAAACAGCCTTTCTTAGATGGATTGTGCCACTTATTTCAGTAACATGGTTGAGGACATGATGCCATgccatgattatttttttaaatagcaggATAGACACTGGCTCTAGTTCCTCTTCCATCCATCACTCACTGACTCCTGAAGCTTCCCAAATTGTCCGTGGTGCTTGGTGTTGTGGGACAAGTGCAAGTCTCTGGTGAGAAATATCAAAGCTGGGAAGGAGTGAATCCAACCAGAGCTTCCCTGTGCTATACCAATACAAGGAAAATGTTAATTCAGCTAAGCCTTTTTTTACACTCTACTAATTACTACGGCATTTGTAAACATATGCCTGATGGTGCTTTATCTTTGTGGTGGCTTTGGCTCTAGTTCTGACAAACATTTTTGCTGGAGCTGcctatgattattttttttttagaagcaGTGTACAAAAATGTGGACTCTCATGTGGGTTTTTGGTGCACTCAGATACAAGCAGTTACTAATGCTTTGAAATATGAATAATCACCATATGTATCTGATGGTCTTTTTCtgactttttgttttaatttcctttactCTATGGATGTTATCTGGAGCACTTTTGTTTGAATGTATCACAGTGAATAAAGAAAAGTTATGGAATTTCAATGCAGACATTCTTGTATTTGTGCTGTATTGGGTTGCACTTTCAGTCTCATTTCAGCTACTTATTTGTAAAGACATTCAGATGCAGATTTATTAAAATCCTTGgtgctgtttattttctttcaattttcttctgctctcagctgttaaaagtttttgttttggtgtattgtttttggtttgtttggtagGCTTAATTACTTTATACATTTGGATGCTAATAATCAATCTTAGCTTTTGTATGACTCTTACAGTTCCAAAGCCAGTCATGAGCTCTGATTAGTTAGAGCTGAAAATAATCTATTAGACTGAAAAGCCACATAGTTTTTATGAACTTCAGGGTAAATAAACTATGGAGGAATGTGAACCAGTCAGTATAAGGTCATAATTGAGGTCAGTccatcttctttttcttttagttgaTGTAGTATAAAAAAAGTTCCTTTGAGGCCAACAGTGAGCTCCACAGTTTTTAGAGAAACACTGGATGCAGaaagtttttcattttgaaattactGCTCATACAACTTTTGTGACCTCTAACAGTGCACGCTATGTCATATGGGCTTGAGAACCTCAGTCCTGATTTATTGGACATGTTTCCCATCCACTGATACTGTGTTCTCAACTGCTTTCTCAGACTGTAGGCTAAAAACTTTTtgcagaatcagagaatcatttaggctggaaaagatctttaagaTCTTCAAGGCCAACTGTAAACCTAACACTGCCAGGTCCACCACTAAGCCACATCCCAAAGTGCCACATTTATGTGTCTTTTAAAAACCTCAAGGGGTGGTGACTCTACCACTTCCCtcagcagcctgttccaatgcttgacaacccttttgtTGGAGGCagttttcctaatattcaatctAAACCTCTGCTGGGACAACTTGAGGCCCATTCCTCTAGAGTAATATGAGCAaggtggtgggtttttttttgtttttttttttttttttttttggttgttgttggtttttttctaaGAATGTATGCAGCAAATTCAGTGTAATCTGGAGTGGGAGAGTCTCTTCCCACTGCACACCCTGTGCAAACATTCCagttttagaaagaaaaggaaatctcAGATAACACAGGCAGAGTTGTGGTGCTGAAGTTCAGCACTGTTTCACCTGTGCCCACTGGAGTTGGTGGTAATTTTGCCAGTGTAATCATGTGCAGCAAGGTTGGGCATGCTAGACAGGTTTGAAAATTACAACCTGAGGATATTTGCTTTGATGCTGCAAAGTAGGCTCTTTTAAAAcaagaactttaaaaatatgagaaagTTAGCCATGCAGCCAAAATAAGGCTCATCAAGAAAACACAAGTAATTAAATTATATACAGGCGTAGCACTTGAAATTTCATTGTCCAGCCAATGACTGGCTATGACCTGCAGAATTGAATGAAGTGCCTCATTATTCTTATATATGAAAGCAAGACAGTAAATGGGTATAGAGGCACTGTTTTGACCGTGCTTGAAAAGGATTAAAGTCTGCTCCTGCATCTGTAAGAGGCTGACATATGAAAAAATTTACGTACTTTGCTATAAATCCCTCAGAGAACAGTGCTGGAGATGGAAAGTGAGGTCTCAAGAAAACACAGACCCTGCTGAGCTCTTCCCCAGCACATACTGAACTTAGCCTACTGAAGACTACAGAATATCATCAAGTTTCCTTCTCagagaaaaagtattttccttGCATCTGTAATTGTTTTGCAACTGAATTCCCAGGCCTGCCTGGTTAGAGGGCAGCCCTCGTCTTAAAGTTGCAGGCTGAACCCCAAGCAAGTATAATACATGCTTGAAATTCTTTTCCGTGTTTCCACTTAATCTGCCATTTGTTAGCAGGTTTTGGTAGCGTGCCAACGCAATATCCACAGGCCTTGGGAAGAGAAGATTTCAATGAATGCTGGGTGGGTAAAATCTTTgcttttctggaagaaaaaggaagcgTGGtcagagaagagcagcagagagtGAAAGGGCAGTATGATTTGTATCACAGGAGGAGGATTCCTAGAGGATCAATTTTGTGGATGTACATGTGTGTAGGGTTTTTATAAATAATACTGTTACTTTCCATTCCTAGTTCTCCCAggtggagaagaaaaatttagGAGCTAAAGTAAATGAAGTCTCTTCAAAGGAGCACATTAATGCCAGCTCTGAAGCCAGTGTGCAGCACAGATGAAAGGTTTAGGCTGTGACTTGTCTAATAGATACATAAGAGAAAAATGACAGTGACATAAGCATTAGAAACCTGATCCCCTCCCAGAAGATGTTTTTTCCTGTCTTACATGGTGACTATTAGGTTGCACATGCTTTGTGCCTGCTGGCAAAGGTAGTGTGGGTTTTTATAGGTAAATGGTTATACAAGGGAAGCAAAGTACCTTAACATGCTCCAGACATTATTATCAACACTGATTATTCTCAGGATAAAATTATCAGCGATGCTTTGGCTGTGGATTGATTTTTAACTAAATGGGCATGGGTTGAGCCATGAAGAAGGCTTatactgtttgttttgtttctaaagATCTCTAACAGTAATTAAGTGTTATGGCTCAAGGAGGGGATGGTAAATGTTCCTCTGCAAACTTTTTATGGACAAtggtgttgttttgttttttgttttttacagtCAATTCCATTTAAAAGATTTGTGCATAAACAGATACAAGAAGTTAAACACTTCTATTAGTTCACTAAGCAAATAATAATGATTTAATTAgcacatgtaatatgtaatatttgagatattttttaataacatttgcTCGTTAACACTCATTTTGGATTTGGAAATCGCCATTTATGCTGATTTGGTGTGGAGACTGTATTTTTCTAGCAAGCCTGACCAACTTGAATACAAAAGGCATGTACAAGGAATACTGACTTGTGACAAGAATATGAAGATTGTTAGTTCATAATTGAGTGACAGCAGTAATAAGgtacaataattttttttcaacttaTCCTAAACAACTTCCTGTGACAGCTTTATGCCATATTGTCATAGATTTGGTGATTTTCCACAGGTTTCATACATGAAGAAGTTAATTTAATGATGGTTTAGGTGCTGAATGACGTGAAGTTGAGCAGGagtcagcagcctggcagctggaAGGCCGGGTGTGTCCTTGGTGCATCAGtcacagcatggccagccaggcaaggggaggggattgtcctgctctgctctgcactggggtaGCCTCACTTGGAGTTCTGGGGCAGTTTTCAGtgccaaaatataaaaaagacattaGACTATTAGAGAGTGCCCAAAGGAAGACCACAAGATGGTGAGGGGCCTTAAGGAGAAGACATGTGCGGAGTGGCTGGGGTCGCTTGttgtgttcagcctggaggagactgaggggagacctcagtGCAGTCTGTGACttcttgtgaggggaagaggaggggcaggcactgatctcctCTCTGGtaacccaagggaatggcctgaagctgtgtcaggggaggtttaggctgggtatcaggaaaaggttcatccagagggtggctgggcactgaacaggctccccagggcagtggtcacagcaccatcctgacagagttcaagaactGTTTGGACAATGGTCTTGGGCACATGGTGGGtctcttggggtgtcctgtgcagggccaggagttgcacttgatgatccttgtgagtcccttccaactcagcatatgcTATGATTATGTGAATTTTGCATCCTGTTACCTTTGAAGCCAGATGTATTTACTGCTGTAGACAGgtcagaagaacagaaaaatgctCACATTTGCAAAAGTTTGGTAAAGGCTTGTCTAACATAAAGTCCTGCTTCTGAGCTGAAGTTGAGGAAGGGCACAGTGAATTGGGATTCCTTCCCTGGAAAAGGGAAGGCTTTCAGGTGACCTTATTGTGGCCTTCCAGAATCTGAAAGGTgtctacaagaaagatggagagagactacAAGACAGGGCAAGGGGCAATggattcaaactgaaagagaatgGGTTTAGATTAAGTATTAGGAAAAGAGTCTTTACTGTGGGGGTGGTGAGAAACCGtaacaggtttcccagagaagctgtggatgtctcatccctagaagtgttcaaggccaggctggatggagctctgagcaacctgggctagtggaaggtgtccctgcccgtggcagtgGGGACCATGTGGTCTTTAAAgttcctttcaacccaaaccattttatgattctatatTTGTCATCATACTGAAAGGAGTAGGTTTAAATGAGATAGTTTAGATGAGTTTAAATCTGAGCTTCTTAGAAAATGGTTTATTTTAGCTAGTTTACAATATTTtctatcctttttttttgttcctgcccgtcttggaaaataaatttcccTTGATGGAAAAGATATCCTTAGAAATAAGGGGATCAGGTGCACTTAAGAAAGCCTATTCAACTGATGTGTTTGTGCTTTCCTGCTGCAAAGAGGGAGCTTACCCAATAGCTTGGATGTTCTGACTTTTCTGGGACAGGCAGGTCACACTTGCTTTGGTCTTGGCCAAAAAATTGCACCTAGGTCAAAGAATCCTTTCTAATAATAACTCTTTTGAAATCAAAATGTTTCAAGAAAGTATTTTCTATGAATAGAAGTTCATAGAAACCAAACCTATTTTTCTAATGAATTTCTAATCATACCCTGCTTCAGGTAATTTTTCTTGCTGTGTTCTGCCCCCATGGGAGTGAGGATGACATCCCTGCTTGAAAGATGATATTATGTCTTATCAACAGCATTTAACAAAATTCTCCTGTCCAAAAGTTTTCCTGAATTAATTGCAGTTTTTTTGTCACTCTGAATGGAGCATAGTGGGGCTGGTTTCATTGTTGGTGGGGCAAGGAGGACAtgagatcaccactgcagcaaaGGGTCAGCCAGCCGTGGGACTGGAGCCCACAGAAACAGGTGGGGCCACAGGGCTTTTCTGGCCTTTGCCATCTCACAAAAGCTTCACTCAGCAAAGAAGCGTGGGGTGGAAGAAAATGTCACACTGGGCTTCGTTCTGCACCCACCAAGTCGGCTATTGTGTTGGGTGGGAGCAGGGATCTGCCACACGGCTTAAATGTCACCAGGCGTGTGGGAGCACTTCTCTCCAGGCAGCCCTTCTGAGGGATCATTGTGGGCAGTGAAAGGGCAGGAAAGACTTCTCCAGAAAGTGTGGGTGGCAGAAAAGCAACCCTTCATGCTGGGAACACATCAGATGTGTGAGAAAACTATGAAATGTAGTTTCCCTGAAGTGAAGAGCTAGGCTGAGTGATCTCTGCAGGTGGAAGGAGGCAGCTTTGCTCagcaggacccctccccatgccCAGAGGCGTCTCTGGCAccagctgagctggagagggattgtCACACTCTCACCTTTATGGATGAGCTACTCAATATCTGCCATCTGCCTCCAATGGGAAGTAATTATGTAATAGGAAGAACAATAAAAATTGAGAGAATAACCTGACAGAAGCCATGTTAGGTACACTGTGCCAGTTAAATAATTGTTTACAAACAGGTACCCAGAAATACTCTTATTTTTACTAAGTACTGCTCTTGTTGCTAGCACTAAAAACCTTAACTGCATGGGCTAGACTCAAGCTCATGGGTACTGTGGAGACATCCGCTTtagaaattcccatttcccaggcTTCACCATAAAAAAGAGACTTTCTGTCTCCAGACCTCAGTCAGGAAACACAATCCCCTTTTAAGTACATGATCTTAAGCTTTGTCTAATGAAATGTCTTTAGGGTATTTCTCAGAAATCAGCTCCCTGAGTTCTTCCTGTGAGACattctgctgctcttcccagctttgtgtcatcagCAAATTTCATTAATGTGCTCCTTCGTCTTGTGCAAGTGTTGCTGGTGGATATATTTAGTTCAGACTGCCTAAGAGTGATGCTTGAGAAGATGTGCTTGTAACCTCTCTCTACCTTGATGCTTCTCCTTTCAGCACCTTTTGTCTCTGCTTGAGCCAGAATTTTTTGTTAATCATTCCCTGTATGGCACCATTTTAATTGCTTTGCTGAAATCTAGTTAGATGAGGTCCACCAAAACCaattattataaattaaattattgctTGAACAATGCTAAGAATCTGCAATAAATTATGTGCAATATAGATGGCCTATTTCATCATGCTTGCTTTAATTTTCACAAGAAAGAAATCACACAAACTGATTACAGTTTTGGGGCATAGATTTAGTGTAATGCTATCAAAATAACTGTAGGTCATATGggacaaaattcaaaattttctagGTTTCAAGCCCATGAAAAGTTGTACACGTTAATTTTTCTTGAACTCTAATCCAGAAATGAACATTGTATTGGTTCTCTTTCTTCATAGAGCTGATTGTTTAAAAAACCACACATATAGCCTAAGGAcacaaaaggaatttttttattccatttatgCCTTATTTGCACTGTTACTAATCTGAGCAGATGCAAGATCTTTAGCAGCTCAATCTTTTGATGTCagataaaatacaattttcataTGATTACAAAGCCAAGAATCATAAAATCTTTTGTCATGATATCTTTCCCTACAGTTGAAAGGGCTGCGAGACATCTGGAAATGGAAGAatcttttcctttgcttccaTAAAAACCCAGTGttgcctttttcttcctctcagtTTTGATTCTTGCAATCTGGAAAGATTACAAAAGCAGCCTGTAAAGTCAGTTTATGCAAGGCTTTAGTAGAAATCCTCAGTTTGGGgtataaaatgttttgtttatttgagtGGAAGAGTTGAATCAGGAATCAAAGTTAGGATTATGTCAGGCACTGTGTTACACAATCCCTTACtgtttcagagctgctgctgatgaGAGGGTCACGGTTCCCTGCATCACCGCCTTGCCTCTGCCACAGCCTCAGAGGGTTCTCCAGGACACAAAGGTGACCCAGTATGAGCCAGAGGCTGCCAGGATCCCTGTTTACCCCACAACAGGGCCACGGGAGAAGCCTGAGAAAATCCTGGCTTCTtggcactgagctgggattTGTGTTTTCCACACCATCGTAAGTGCAACAGCCAGagtcatctgaaaaaaaatcctgtttgaTCACTCTTAGGTTTTCCTAAGGTACTTCCATGGCAAATACttggtttgggatttgttttgcTCATGTCTGTGCTCAGCTCCCACATTCCCATAATAATGCTTTTTCTTGAGATACATTAAGAATTGTCTCTTAGGTCCTATGTGCAGGGAGACTTCTTGTTACATTGACATCAAGCACTGGCACCTTCACTTAGTCACTTGCATTCAAGTGCATTATTTTTTCCAGGAATCCTGTTGCTGAGGGACAAGTCACAGCAAACCATACAACATACACTTGCTTCTGCAAGAGAGCTGTAATTTGAAGGTGAAATGGGAACAGGCTGCAGGATTTAATGAACTATTTCACACAAACTCTCTGAATTAACACATATGGTGGCTTCAGGTCTCACAACTTTTCGCAGGAGACCAAGTACTATTGCTACTATAGTTTTTAATAAACATGGAATTCAAAGTCTGCAAATTCTGAGTTCTGCACATATTTTTGCTGCTTAGTGCATGATATGTGCCTGCTAAATATTCTTACCAAGGCAGGACATGGTGTATTACAAGGCATGTTGAAGAGAAAGCATGGTGTGCTTTGATCTTGGGAGTCCTTGCATGACTTGCCCCTGAAGGTTTACATTTGCTCTTCATATCCTATATGCAGTTTGTTTGGCTCTCAGTAAAAATGACAGGCAGAATTAATAACAAGTCTAATATCTCATCGGGAGATGCATTCCAAAAATTTCTGTCTACACAGTAAGTGTTTGAAAGCCTATATGGGatccttgaaaataaaattcttctgCTTCACTCAAAGAGGAACTTTTCATTAGTTTGGGAAAATGCTTTCCTCATTACAAAGCCTTACTTTTATGAATCCTGAAGGATATTGAAGGTAACTGGTAATTTCTGAAGAATAACCCTTTCACGCTACTACAGCCCAAGCTTGTATTtcatttcataaaaaaaatattttaaaaatattctttgtgaCAAAGGATGAGGCTATGTTATAATGTTCTGAGACACACTGGAGAAAGTACATAGGAGTGTTTAATTAAGATTTATCAATGTATGTGAATCTTGACCTAAAGCTGCATGGGCCAAGAGAACACTCACATTTCTGAACTTTGGAAGAGTTCAGAGATTGCAAACTTGGACTGTCCTACAGGGATCTATCTGGTACCCATACTGTCAGCAGCACACATGGagcattattttatatttacacAGACAGTCCATCACTTGAGCAGAAACTGCATCATTGGATGGTCAGGCATTCTGCTGAGGGGCCAGCTATGTGACCAGGGACAGGTGTTATCTTTGTCCTTATGCTTCTCAGATACTTCCTGACAACAAAGGAATGGTAAAACTTAGGACTCTGAGATTCCAATCTCTGTCCTAATGAACAGAAATTCCTCTGCATATTTTCTGCCAAGTTTTATCTTGTCTGCTGCACTCCTCATTCTTCCTCATCACTACCATCTGCTGCTGGAGACATTCCACTTTGTGTTGTCTAAACTGGTTATCAGAGAGTTAATGAGTACCTGGATAATACAGAAGGGAGACATGCTCTGTCCTTCCTGCACATCCTGTTACTCAGTGGGATTTCCCCTCTCCTTGGCTTTATTTGTGATGCAGTAAAAATAGATCAGCAGAGTTCCATGCAGTATTGTGAGTAGGGTTTACTTTTAATCAAGCTATGTGGTCTTTTTACAAAATCAGTGACAAAGCTGCTATTAAATACCTTTGAAGTTCTTCATAGCCTCCAACTTCAAATGCTTCAGCAAAACATCCATTAAAGCTTTTagctaaaagaaaaagaaggtgaGTAATAGGAGCTTGGAAACAAAGGTGGCTCTGTTTCTTCTGGAGTGTTAAACAGCTCTTCAAATGCCAATGGGCATGAGCAAGCCCAGCCTGGGAAGGAAGATAAGAATGTGTTTGGATGCCATCCATTCTCAAGATGAAAGCAACATTCTCACAAACAAAATCATAGTTTTGTGTCAAGCATGATGTCAAAGCCGAGACTGACTGTATGTCAAAAATGGAATTTTCTACCAGCTGCTGTGTGGTCTGAGCACCAGCAAGTTGAAAATTACCCTGCTCTCTTAAACTGCATG
This region includes:
- the PRSS23 gene encoding serine protease 23 isoform X1 — its product is MRSTFRMAALSTLILLLCAAKDVMPSSPHWKPTWPSYRVPVILPQSTLNLDKPQFDAEARLEVVSPCGPACHKSSPLPTYEEVKNYLSYETLYANGSLTETEVGIYILSNSGDGSRGRSRTKRQIYGYDSRFSIFGKDFLLNYPFSTSVKLSTGCTGTLVAEKHVLTAAHCIHDGKSYVKGAQKLRVGFLKPKQKDGGKGSNITNSAMPEKMKFQWIRVKRTHVPKGWIKGNANDIGMDYDYALLELKKPHKRKFMKIGVSPPARHLPGGRIHFSGYDNDRPGNLVYRFCDVKDETYDLLYQQCDAQPGASGSGVYVRMWKRQNHKWERKIIGIFSGHQWVDMNGTPQDFNVAVRITPLKYAQICYWIKGNYLDCREG
- the PRSS23 gene encoding serine protease 23 isoform X2, whose translation is MAALSTLILLLCAAKDVMPSSPHWKPTWPSYRVPVILPQSTLNLDKPQFDAEARLEVVSPCGPACHKSSPLPTYEEVKNYLSYETLYANGSLTETEVGIYILSNSGDGSRGRSRTKRQIYGYDSRFSIFGKDFLLNYPFSTSVKLSTGCTGTLVAEKHVLTAAHCIHDGKSYVKGAQKLRVGFLKPKQKDGGKGSNITNSAMPEKMKFQWIRVKRTHVPKGWIKGNANDIGMDYDYALLELKKPHKRKFMKIGVSPPARHLPGGRIHFSGYDNDRPGNLVYRFCDVKDETYDLLYQQCDAQPGASGSGVYVRMWKRQNHKWERKIIGIFSGHQWVDMNGTPQDFNVAVRITPLKYAQICYWIKGNYLDCREG